TTTCGAGAATATCGGAAGAACGATAAAGGCTAGAGTATCAATGATGCCTGCAGTTACGCCAACTCCTGATGAACCGAAAAACCATGCGGTAGGGTAAAGAACCCAAAAAGATGTTAAGTAAATCGCCACTCGCTTATAATGCTTTGCAAGTTGCTCGTTTGAACCATCCGCTATTTTCTTGAGGGGTCCCCATACAATGACTAATATGATGACGAGAGCCACAAGCCCCATTGTGTACCAAACATATTTTAGTGATTCAGATGAAAAATCTGCAATGAGACCAGTTAAAATCATAAAAACATCAGCTGCAATCAAAGAAGCGATGAGTGTACGATTGATTTTACTTTGGTAGAACATAGCAGTTAAGGCAAGTGATAGTAGTAAGAGAGGAGTGGAGACTACCCAATCTAAATAGCGTGCAAAGTAAATCGTTTTTTCCGGTCTTTCTAATATCCCTTGCCCTAAAGCAATGGATAAATAAGCGACCCCAGACCATCCTGTGATTAGAATGGCGACAACATATTCATACAAGGGAACGCCTTTTGGGTTTCGACTTAGGAGATAAAAATAAATGGCGCTTGAGATCATGACGATAAAATAAAAAATGTGTAACGAAGTATCGATTGAATTCATGTTTTCACCTCTATTTCTTAACGTGGTATCCATTATCGGCTATAGAGAAGAATTTATTCATTATAAGTGGAGTGATCTTGGAATTTTATAACTAAATACAAAGACTATTTGTATTGAAAGAATCAAATAGGTAGACGGATGGAAGAGAACATTTTAAGATGGAAGTATTGAGTGATAAAGGAGTTACGATATGAATTTCGTTGCACTAGATTTTGAAACGGCTAATTCGCAAAGAGGAAGCGTTTGTTCCATTGGTCTCGTAGAATACGAGAATGGGGAGCTTATTCGAGAGTATTATCGATTGGTGAAACCAAAACAAAATTATTTTGCGGGCATTAACATTAGTATTCATGGGATTACAGAAGAGGATGTAGCTGACGCACCTGAGTTCGACGTTCTATGGAAAGAGGAAATTCGTGAGTTAGTAGAGGGGAAATTCCTTATCGCGCATAACGCCCAATTTGATATGAGCGTCTTACGCGCTGTTCTCGAACAATATAACCTACCTTATCCGATGCTTGCATATAACTGTACGGTGAATTTATCGAAAAAAACGTGGACATTACCTCGATATAAATTAAATGTTGTCTCTGATTACCTTGGAATCGACCTTGATCATCACCATGCGCTGGATGATGCACGTGCTTCTGCTCTAATTTTCTTGAAAGCGGCGGAGACTTTAAATGCAAGCGATGTAAATGATCTTGTGGAGAGAACAGGTACGGCAAACGGTGTGTTGTTCGATAATGGGTATGAACCAGCAAAGTTAAATAAAAAACGAGTGACAAAGAAAACCCCATCACCTAAAATTCGCTAACGAATTTGGTGATGGGTTTTTTTAACCTATTTTACTTCTGCAATCGTTTAGAAGAAGTGAATGAGGAAGGATAATGTATCAAGCTCTCTCGCCAAATCAATTTGCTGTAGGTGAATGTTGGCGGGAAGTTGCAAGTAGGCCGAAGAAAAATTCATTATCCCCATAATTCCTGTTTCAGATAGTTTTTCGGAAATTAATTGTGCTGAAGC
The sequence above is drawn from the Pseudalkalibacillus hwajinpoensis genome and encodes:
- a CDS encoding bacteriorhodopsin, encoding MNSIDTSLHIFYFIVMISSAIYFYLLSRNPKGVPLYEYVVAILITGWSGVAYLSIALGQGILERPEKTIYFARYLDWVVSTPLLLLSLALTAMFYQSKINRTLIASLIAADVFMILTGLIADFSSESLKYVWYTMGLVALVIILVIVWGPLKKIADGSNEQLAKHYKRVAIYLTSFWVLYPTAWFFGSSGVGVTAGIIDTLAFIVLPIFSKVGFGLLDLHGLRKLNG
- a CDS encoding 3'-5' exonuclease — translated: MNFVALDFETANSQRGSVCSIGLVEYENGELIREYYRLVKPKQNYFAGINISIHGITEEDVADAPEFDVLWKEEIRELVEGKFLIAHNAQFDMSVLRAVLEQYNLPYPMLAYNCTVNLSKKTWTLPRYKLNVVSDYLGIDLDHHHALDDARASALIFLKAAETLNASDVNDLVERTGTANGVLFDNGYEPAKLNKKRVTKKTPSPKIR